ATGTGCCAATTGGTAATTATGTTTTATTTGCGGTGAGCGATACTGGCGTTGGTATGACCCAAGAAGTCCAAAGTCGAGCATTTGAGCCATTTTTTACCACTAAAAGCGATCACGAAGGCACTGGTTTGGGCTTAGCGACCTGTTATGGCATTATCAAGCAACATGGCGGCCACATTGGTTTGTATAGTGAAGTTAATCATGGCACAACGATTAAAATTTATTTGCCACGCTCAGAGCAAGCGCTGGTTGCTGAGGCTTCAATCCTCATTCAAACTTTACCACGTGGCACTGAAACGATTTTGGTGAGCGAGGATGAGCCGCAGGTGCGGGCGGTTTTGGTGCGGATGCTTCAAGGTTTGGGCTATAGCGTGCTCGAAGCAGCGCATGGCTCCGAGGCCTTAGCCTTGCTACAATCCCAGGCCACTGGCACAATTCAGCTCTTAATTAGCGATATGGTTATGCCGCAAATGGGTGGTTTTGAGCTGAGCCAGCGGGTTGGCGAGCTTGATCCCCAGCTTAAAATTTTGTTTATCTCAGGCTATTCCGAGCATAGCTTGGCCCAACATCAGCAATTAAATCAGCAGCCTTTGTTGCTAAGCAAGCCATTTTCATTAGCAACCTTGGCGCAAACAGTCCGCAAGGTGCTGGATGATTAGATCCATTCAATCTTATAAGGCTCAGGGTTCGTTTCAAGCCTATAAGGGTCATGATTCATTGGATTTTTTATGATAAATAAGATAAAACAAGCATAACGATAGCCTAATTGCTCTTTATAGCGATTAAGTTTTATCTTATCTTTCTCTATAGATTTACGATTAGGTTTTTGTAATGATTTAACTTCAATTGCAAGTAAATTCTCAGACATTCCACGATGATGAATGATAATATCAGGAATAATTCTTTTTTTCTCCTCTGAATCCGTAACAATTTCTTTAATATCAGTAATATTTCGATTATATTCTACATCAACATCCCACTTAGAAAATTTAATTTGTAGATATGTAGCAAATTTATGCACAATTGTCCGTTCATGAAGTCCTTGGTTAAATAAATAAAGGTCTTCTTTAACTAAAAGACGTAATGCTGAATTTAAACGACGTTTTAACATAGTTACTGATAAATTATTTGACATAAGTATAGACCTCTCCAAGAATTTGATATTTGCAATGATACCAAGTTTAACTCCACAAATTGCACTTTAGGGGGTGCAGGGGGATGAAAACACCCTGCGTTCCCCGCCTTGAGGCGGGGCGGAGGGGTGGTGATCACAAATGATGTTTAACAACCTAGCCTTTGTATACCGGGGCTGAGGAGTCGTCTACTTACAAACCTCCTGAAGCACCCACAAAGACTACATAAAATAGAATCAGAATTGGCAACTAGCCGAGCACAAGGTATGCTTAACCCGAAGCAATTTTAGTGGTGGTTGCCCAATGAAAAAATACGAACTAGTGCTGTTTGATTTTGATGGAACCTTGGCTGATTCAATTCCTTGGTTGGTCAAGGCGATCAATGGTGTGGCCGAGAAATATAAGTTTCGCCAACTTACGCCCAAGGAATTTACCGAGTTGCGCGGCCAAAACCCCCGCGAGGTGATGAAATATATGCAGGTGGCTTGGTGGAAAGTGCCATTAATTGCCCGCCATATGCGCCAACTGGCCGCCCAGAATATTCGTAATATTCAGCTTTTCGATGGCATGGAATTGATTTTGGCTCAATTGGATGCTGCCGATGTGCGGTTGGGCGTGGTCAGCAGCAACAGCGAAGAGAATGTGCGCCATGTGTTGGGCGATGCCTTGGCCAATGTGGTTGAGTTTTATGAATGTAGCGTGCCGATTTTGCGCAAACGTGCCCGCTTCGAACGGATTGTGCGCAAAGCTAACCTTGAGCGCGAAAAAATTCTGTGTGTTGGCGATGAAATTCGCGATGCCGAGGCGGCCAAGCAAGCTCAGTTGGCTTTTGGTGCAGTGGGCTGGGGCATGAGCCGCATTCAAGATTTTGCACCGTATGCTCCACGCGAAGTTTTTTTTCAGGTTTCCGATATTGCCACCCGTCTGATTGATTGAATTGCTGATCGATCAACCAGATTTTTAGTTTTTTTGGGAGTACAATACATGTGGTTCAGTACTGAACGGTATTGATTATGTGTTTTGGAGGAAGCTCAATGAGCCTCGGTTCTCTCACATTTCGGCTTGGTGGCGATCTCGAAATTCGGCGGTTGGGCTTTGGTGCGATGCGCATCACTGGCGATGGCATTTGGGGCGAGCCAAGCGACCGCGAACAAGCTAAGGCGGTATTACGCCGCGCTGCCGAACTCGGCGTGAATTTTATTGATACTGCTGATTCGTATGGCCCCGATGTCAGCGAATGCTTGATCGGCGAGGCATTGCACCCCTATTCAGACGATATGGTGATTGCAACCAAAGGCGGCTTGCTGCGTGGCGGCCCAAATATTTGGTATTCCAATGGGCGGCCTGAGCATTTGCGCATTTCGCTGGAAAAAAGCTTGCGCCAATTAAAACTCGAACGCATCGACCTTTATCAATTGCATCGAATTGATGCGCAAGTGCCTTTGGAAGAGTCATTGGGCACGCTGAGCGATTTACGCAACGAAGGCAAAATTCGCCATATCGGCTTGAGCGAAGTCAATAACGAACAATTGGCTCAAGCGCAAAAAGTTGTGCCGATTGTTTCAGTGCAAAATCGCTATAGCATTGGCGACCACGAATGGGAAAGCATGGTCGATGCCTGCGAAGCCCAAAATATCGCCTTTATTCCGTGGTTTCCATTGGCGGCTGGCAAATTAACTGCGCCTGGCGGCACACTTGATCAAATTGCCAAAAAGTACGAAGCCAGCGTAGGCCAAATTGCCTTGGCATGGTTGCTCAAACGCTCACCAGTGATTTTGCCAATTCCTGGTACATCCAAAGTTAAGCATCTCGAAGAAAATATGGGTGCTGAAAAAATCGCCCTGAGCGACGAGGATTTCCAAACCCTGCGCGAGTTGCAAGCCTAAAGTAGCGATCAGGGGTCAGGATTCAGGGGTCAGGGACGTTATAGAACAAAGAACATAGAGCATAGAACAGAATACTCATAGCAATCTGTGTCAATCTGTGGCTAGAAAATCGCCTTTGTGCTCTTTATAGATCAAACCTAGACCCTGATCCCTGACCCCTGATCCCTCGTTAAAAACAAAAAGGGTAGCGAGGCTACCCCAATCAACCACCACATATCACTTCCACACACTAAAATTCACACGTCGCACCCCTCGCTGAATATTGTAGCAACTTCCTACGCAACTGCCTAGCACCCAAGTGTAACAATCTGGTAACAATTGGCTGATAAATGCCTGATGTTGCTCTGATAGGTATTTTTTTGGCTAAAATAGCGCTATGCAACAGTTTGGAGGTTTGGGCTATGAGTCGCATCCTGATTGTCGATGATGATCCAGCGATTTTGAGTGGGGTCAGCACCCTGTTGGAGCAAGCAGGCTACGAGATTGTGCAGGCTGCTAGTTTGGCACAGGCGCGTGCTCAATTGCAAGCATTTAATCCTCCAAGCTTGGTGATTCTCGATTTGATGCTGCCTGATGGTGATGGCTTTGAGTTGTGTCGCCAAATTCGCCAAGGTGCTCAATATCTGCCCATCTTGATGCTTTCAGCCCGCGATGAATTACACGATCGGGTTGAAGGCTTGACGGTTGGCGCTGATGATTATTTAACCAAGCCTTTTGCGCCTGCCGAATTAGTGGCTCGCGTGCGGGCGATTTTGCGCTTGGCCCAACATCAACGTGAGACAATTGGCTCGTTGGAATGCGGTAAATTGCGCTTCGATTGCGAGTTGCAACGCGCTTGGTGGGATGAACAATTACTCGAATTAACGCCCAAAGAAAGCGGCGTGTTATTCCAGTTGATGCGTCAACCGAGCCATGTTTGGGGGCGTTTGGCCTTGCTCCAAACTGTTTGGGGTACAAATTTCTTGGGCGATTCGCGGATTGTTGATGTGTGTGTGCAACGCTTACGTGCTAAAATCAACCAACTTGATGCCCATGCCGACCCGATTCAGACGGTGCGAGGCTTTGGCTATCGGTTAAAGTGTGAGCCATGATTGTTCTGCCGCTCAAAGGATTAATCTTTGGAATCTTGCTGCTGCTGTGGCTGGTTGCTAGCCTTAGTTGGTGGCTTGGTCAGCGTGGCAAACGCCCAATTATCCAACATAGTGCCGACCCATTGTTGCGCCAACAAATTACCCAACATCGGGCCTTTATTGGCACACTTTCGCATGAGTTGCGTACACCATTAACCGCACTCTTGGCCCATACCGCAATTGTGCGCAATCAACAAAGTGAGCCAGCCGTTCGCGAGCATTCATTGCTTACTTTGGAGCGCGAAGCCCAACGTATGGCTCGCTTGGTGCGCGATTTGTTGGAATTGCATCGTTTAGAATTAAGCGACGAATTGCCTTTGGTTCCGGTGAATGTGGCACTTTTGGCTGAAGAAGCGATTGCTAGCATCTGGGTGATGGCTGACGAAGCCCAGATTGAGTTGCAATTCGAGGCTGACCCAACCCATCAGCGAGTTTTAGCCCACCCTGATCGCTTAAAACAAGTCTGGTTGAATGTATTGATGAATTGTTTGCGCTATTGTCGTGCAGGCGATGTAGTGGTCGTGCGGGTGCTGGCGAGCGAGCAGGGTTTACGCTGTAGCATTGAAGATAGTGGGCCTGGGATTGCTGCTGCTGATTTGCCACATGTGACCGAGCCGCTCTATCGCGGGGTCTTAGATAACGAAGGCAGTGGCTTGGGCTTGAGCTTAGTCCAACAGATTTTAGCGCGGCATCATAGCAACTTGCAGATTGAAAGTAGCACCAGCCCGCCAACTGGCACGCATATATGGTGGATCTTGCCCTATGACTAAATTGCGTTGGCTTAGCCTACTCATTCTTGGTTCGATCATCTACTGGCTTTTGCCAATCGACGGCAATTTAGTGCTTCAGACCAACCAACAAGCTGGTTGGCCGCAAATTTGGTTTGAACGCGATGCCCAAAATCAACAATGGATTTATGTACGCGATAATCAGCCATGGGTTTATGTGGCCTTGACGCTTGATGGCACGAGTTTGCAGCGTGATCAGCAATTTACTGCTGGTAGTGAGCCATGGACATGGCGCTGGAGTACCACCAGCAATAATTTAACCCAAGCCGATATTCGCTTTTATCACGATTGTGATCGTGGTTGCCAAGAACGTGGCAGTCTTATGCTTGGACAGCCTGATCCAACCCCGACTCCACGCCAAAGTAGCCTGTTGGGCGCAGTCTTTGCCAACCCCGAGCGCGATTGGCATGGTCGGGCGGCGTGGTCGGTGGATTTGGTGTATGCTTTGCGAGCCGATGAGAGCCAATGGAGTGTTGATGCCCTGGCTTCACGGGTGGCGGCGGCGCATAAAGCCGGTTTGCGGGTGATTATTCGCGTTGCTTATGATCAAGGTCAAAGTTTGCCACCTAATAATGATGAAACTGCCTTAGCGATCTTTTTGCGGTTTTGCCAGCGCTTGGCCCACGATCAACGCTTGCAGGAGGTTTATGGCTATAGTATTGGCAATGGCTACAATAGCCTGGGTGAAAATAGCCTGAGCCAAGCACCGCTAACTCCTGCGTGGGTAGCACGGATCTTAGTTGGTTATGGGGTTGCAACCGAGCGTCACGATAATGTGATTGAAACCATGCGCGGCTTGAATCCCCAATTGAAGCTGTTGGTTGGGCCAGTGCGGCCTTGGAGCAATGAGGCTGATGGTGCTTGGGCCGACCCGTTGAATCAGCCATGGCTCAATTATTTCAATAGTTTGTTGGTCTTGCTTGATCAAACGATTCGCAGCAAGCATCAACAGCAAATTAATGTCGCCCCCGATGGCTTTGCGCTAAGTACGGCTGGTTGGCCTGAGCGCAGCGCTGACCCAGCCCAAGAGCCATTGAACGATCTCTATTTGGCGCAATCCGGCAAGGCGCAACGTGGTTTTCGAGTTTATCGTGATTGGCTGACGATTATCAATCGCTATCCTAGCACCGCTAATCGTCCGGTTTATATCACCGCCACCAATACATTTCATCCAGAGCAAGAACGCACGCCATTGGAAAATTATCCCAAAGGTTGGCTCAGTAATGCCTTGGCTGAAGTGAGTAGCAACCCACAAGTGCAGGCCTTATGTTGGTTTGTTGATCAGCCGTTTGGTCAACAATGGTATGAATGGAGCCTGAGCGAGCCTCAAGGCAAATTGCATGAAGCCGCTCAGGAGTTTGATCAATTGTTACGCTAGCTTTGTGGCTCGATCCTGATCTGGGTATGTACCGAGTTGGCAATAAAGCATTGCTCATGAGCTTGATGATGAAATTGCTCAATTTGTTGGGTGCTAGGAGCTGGCTCGAGCCATGTGATGCTTGGGCGGAGCGTAACCTTGGTCATGGCAATTTTGCCTGCGCTATTTTTGCCCATTTTGCCAACCGCTTGATCCTGATAGTGCTCGACAACAAAACCAGCCTCGGCCACAATTGATAAAAACCACAACATATGACAGCTTGATAGAGCTGCTACGAAGGCTTCCTCAGGATCAACCGCCTGCTGATCGGAGTAGGGTAATGGCACGACATGCGGCGATGACGAGCCTGGTACGACTTGACCGCCATCAAAGATCCAACGATGAGCGCGGCTATACTTGCCATCGCTAAATGATGCTGCTTGGCGCTCCCACTCAATTGTAACCGTGTAGCTAGCCATTCTCTACTCCTGATTCAAGGATGAAGGATGAATTATGAGGGATGAAATTTAACCGTAAAGAACGCAAAATAGAGACTATGGGCTTTTGGCTATGGGATGGATGATCATGGAGCTACCAAACATCGTTCCGATAGCTGAGAGCCTAGAACCATAACTTCGCTGCGCCTCTGCGTTAAAGCTTAATCCCGAAACCCAACATTCGTGTCCTTCGTGGTTAAAAACGGTCGCCAAATCCTACAATGTCTCAATCAACCGCGCTAATAAAGCAGCACGCGGGGCAAATTGACTAATCGAGAGCCATTCATCGAAGCTATGTGAATCGCTGCCCCAACCACCAAGCCCATCAAGAGTTGGCACGCCGATCGCCGATGTGAAATTGCCATCCGAGCCACCGCCAGTGCCACTGGCTTTAATCGGCAAATCTAATTGATTGGCAATTTGCTCGGCAGCAGCATATAATGCCATTGTGGCAGGTGTTTGTTCCATGGCTGGGCGATTCACGCCACCTTCTAAAGTTAATTTTGCTCCAGCCAAATGCGGCACTAATTGATGCAGCGCTTGATCGACGCGCTCAGCTTCACCAACTTTTAAGGCCCGCACATCGATCGTGCAATGGGCCTCGGCAGCAACGACGTTGGTGGCAGTACCACCATTAATTTTGCCAATATTGATCGTTGTGCCAATCTCAGGTCGCGCCAAGGGCAAAATCTGGCCAATTTGGTAGCTTAATTCGTGAATTGCGCTAATGCCAAGCTCAGGGGCTACGCCCGCATGCGAGGGCTTGCCAGTAATCGTTAAATCATACATGCTGACGCTTTTGCGCCATGTTTTGAGCCAACCACCCTCTTCTGCCGATTCGATAATCAGGGCGGCGCGACAACCGCGAGCCTGTTCTTCAATATACCGCCGTGAGGTTGGGCTACCAATCTCTTCATCGGTCGTAATTAAAAATTTCAAGGGACGGCTCGTCCAGCGCCCAAAGTGGCGTAAGGCTTGCAAGGCTGCGCAGGTCAGCAAAATACAGCCCTTCATATCGCTGACTCCAGGCCCACGCGCCACATCGCCATCAATCCGGAACGGAAATTGATCAAGCGTGCCTGGCGGATAGACGGTATCAACATGGCCTACAATCAGCAATGGTTGGCCCTCGCCTGACCAACTTGCCAATAAATGGTCGGCTTGAGGCTTGCCATTATATTTGCGCACACTTGCACCAAGCTTGCTCAAACGCTCGCCAACCACGTTGACCATCCAAGAAACCGCCGTAATATCGCGGGTAAACGATTCAATTTCGATCCATTGCCGCATTTCATCCAGCAGATCTGGTAGGCAAGCATCAAGATAGGTTAAAAGCTGACGAGGCATGGGCTTCCTCCATCACTAAGCAGTCGTAGCTGTATTGTACCGCAGCCAGCGCCTATACCAACTTAATCGCCACAATTAGGCCTATCTTGCATCAGCGTAGCGAGCGTGCTATGCTGCATTTTGGTCGTTGCTAGGAGGTGGGTATGT
This region of Herpetosiphon gulosus genomic DNA includes:
- a CDS encoding HAD-IA family hydrolase, translated to MKKYELVLFDFDGTLADSIPWLVKAINGVAEKYKFRQLTPKEFTELRGQNPREVMKYMQVAWWKVPLIARHMRQLAAQNIRNIQLFDGMELILAQLDAADVRLGVVSSNSEENVRHVLGDALANVVEFYECSVPILRKRARFERIVRKANLEREKILCVGDEIRDAEAAKQAQLAFGAVGWGMSRIQDFAPYAPREVFFQVSDIATRLID
- a CDS encoding aldo/keto reductase → MSLGSLTFRLGGDLEIRRLGFGAMRITGDGIWGEPSDREQAKAVLRRAAELGVNFIDTADSYGPDVSECLIGEALHPYSDDMVIATKGGLLRGGPNIWYSNGRPEHLRISLEKSLRQLKLERIDLYQLHRIDAQVPLEESLGTLSDLRNEGKIRHIGLSEVNNEQLAQAQKVVPIVSVQNRYSIGDHEWESMVDACEAQNIAFIPWFPLAAGKLTAPGGTLDQIAKKYEASVGQIALAWLLKRSPVILPIPGTSKVKHLEENMGAEKIALSDEDFQTLRELQA
- a CDS encoding response regulator transcription factor gives rise to the protein MSRILIVDDDPAILSGVSTLLEQAGYEIVQAASLAQARAQLQAFNPPSLVILDLMLPDGDGFELCRQIRQGAQYLPILMLSARDELHDRVEGLTVGADDYLTKPFAPAELVARVRAILRLAQHQRETIGSLECGKLRFDCELQRAWWDEQLLELTPKESGVLFQLMRQPSHVWGRLALLQTVWGTNFLGDSRIVDVCVQRLRAKINQLDAHADPIQTVRGFGYRLKCEP
- a CDS encoding HAMP domain-containing sensor histidine kinase yields the protein MIVLPLKGLIFGILLLLWLVASLSWWLGQRGKRPIIQHSADPLLRQQITQHRAFIGTLSHELRTPLTALLAHTAIVRNQQSEPAVREHSLLTLEREAQRMARLVRDLLELHRLELSDELPLVPVNVALLAEEAIASIWVMADEAQIELQFEADPTHQRVLAHPDRLKQVWLNVLMNCLRYCRAGDVVVVRVLASEQGLRCSIEDSGPGIAAADLPHVTEPLYRGVLDNEGSGLGLSLVQQILARHHSNLQIESSTSPPTGTHIWWILPYD
- a CDS encoding OsmC family protein translates to MASYTVTIEWERQAASFSDGKYSRAHRWIFDGGQVVPGSSSPHVVPLPYSDQQAVDPEEAFVAALSSCHMLWFLSIVAEAGFVVEHYQDQAVGKMGKNSAGKIAMTKVTLRPSITWLEPAPSTQQIEQFHHQAHEQCFIANSVHTQIRIEPQS
- a CDS encoding M20 family metallopeptidase, which gives rise to MPRQLLTYLDACLPDLLDEMRQWIEIESFTRDITAVSWMVNVVGERLSKLGASVRKYNGKPQADHLLASWSGEGQPLLIVGHVDTVYPPGTLDQFPFRIDGDVARGPGVSDMKGCILLTCAALQALRHFGRWTSRPLKFLITTDEEIGSPTSRRYIEEQARGCRAALIIESAEEGGWLKTWRKSVSMYDLTITGKPSHAGVAPELGISAIHELSYQIGQILPLARPEIGTTINIGKINGGTATNVVAAEAHCTIDVRALKVGEAERVDQALHQLVPHLAGAKLTLEGGVNRPAMEQTPATMALYAAAEQIANQLDLPIKASGTGGGSDGNFTSAIGVPTLDGLGGWGSDSHSFDEWLSISQFAPRAALLARLIETL